The genomic stretch AAGAGTCTTTTGGAGCTTTTGCTAACCTAGTAATAAAAGGGTTAATTACCCAGCCACCTGCTGAGTGGGTAAAAGAGGTTTAATATGGCTCATTTAAATCTGCGGCGTCCGGAAAACGTCAACGGCGATTTTTATGTCGATACTTCCTGTATTGATTGTGACACCTGTCGCTGGATGGCTCCGGAAGTGTTTGTTGAAGTTGGTGAACAATCGGCGGTTCATCATCAACCAGCTAATGAAGCGGAACGATTGGCTGCTCTACAAGCTTTGTTGGCTTGTCCGACAAGTTCCATTGGTACAATCGAGAAGCCGCAAGATATCAAATACGCTCAACTGACTTTTCCAATTTTAGTTGCCCAAAATGTTTACCACTGCGGTTATCATTCGGAAGATTCTTTTGGTGCTGCTAGCTATTTGATTCAATTACCAGAAGGTAATATTTTAGTAGATTCTCCCAGGTTTACACCACCGTTGGTGAAGCGGATAGAAAAAATGGGGGGGATACGTTATATGTATATGACTCACAAAGATGATGTAGCAGATCATCAAAAGTTTGCCGAGCATTTTCAG from Tolypothrix sp. NIES-4075 encodes the following:
- a CDS encoding MBL fold metallo-hydrolase produces the protein MAHLNLRRPENVNGDFYVDTSCIDCDTCRWMAPEVFVEVGEQSAVHHQPANEAERLAALQALLACPTSSIGTIEKPQDIKYAQLTFPILVAQNVYHCGYHSEDSFGAASYLIQLPEGNILVDSPRFTPPLVKRIEKMGGIRYMYMTHKDDVADHQKFAEHFQCQRIFHTNDITVSTRDVEIQLTGNEPFELTPEVLIIPVPGHTKGHTVLLYKQKFLFTGDHLAWSDTYKQLIGFRNACWYSWSEQLKSMRNLANYTFEWVLPGHGRRYHADAFLMNQQMHKCIEWMESAGR